From the Corythoichthys intestinalis isolate RoL2023-P3 chromosome 13, ASM3026506v1, whole genome shotgun sequence genome, one window contains:
- the si:ch211-119e14.1 gene encoding uncharacterized protein si:ch211-119e14.1 gives MADSTVTNVLLFAAFLALLVLLVILYKKLNRETDGKYALRRVVYEEGGLRERARRAAAALGTRLGVRPGPRPKRDGVEMRDFGEEPAQEEERSGSPCSDLPSDEPVQARSDAKEESGGPDVFVVLNHFSGSVVWSEREAA, from the coding sequence ATGGCCGACTCCACCGTCACTAACGTCTTGCTCTTCGCGGCCTTCCTCGCTCTTCTCGTGTTGCTGGTCATCCTGTACAAGAAGTTGAACAGGGAGACGGACGGGAAATACGCCTTGCGACGCGTCGTCTACGAGGAAGGCGGTCTACGGGAGCGGGCGAGAAGGGCGGCGGCCGCCCTGGGAACCCGTCTCGGGGTCCGACCGGGGCCCCGTCCCAAGCGGGACGGCGTGGAAATGCGGGACTTTGGGGAGGAGCCCGCGCAAGAGGAGGAACGTAGCGGGAGTCCGTGTAGCGACCTGCCGAGCGACGAGCCGGTCCAGGCGAGAAGCGACGCAAAAGAGGAATCCGGGGGGCCCGATGTCTTTGTCGTTTTAAATCACTTCTCCGGGAGCGTGGTGTGGTCTGAGAGGGAGGCCGCGTGA
- the coro1b gene encoding coronin-1B: MSFRRGVVRQSKFRHVFAQAWKAEHCLDDVRVSRVTWDGPLCAVNPKFLAVIVEAGGGGAFLVVPIGKSGRIDQSCPTVCGHTAPVLDIQWSPHDDNIIASASEDCAVKVWQIPDGGLTAPMTEAVVTLEGHSKRVGILAWHPTAFNILLTAGCDNVILLWNVGTGELVYQLADAHPDLIYSVSWNKNGSAICTVCKDKALRVIDPRRDTVLKVREKVHEGTRPMRAVFLSDGKILTTGFSRMSDRQVALWDTRDLSEPMAIQEMDTSNGVLLPFYDPDTNMVYLLGKGDCTVRYFEVTEESPYVHFLSLYSSKEPQRGAGFLSKRGVDVNKCEIARFYKLHERKVEPISMTVPRKSDLFQGDLYPDTAGSEPALLADEWIAGRDAAPLLVSLSGGYAAPPSKHRDAVRGKPRLPSQDSGSAVAPKEDEEPRAPARESSGNAERPKREDDVLTELLSEMKALRAVVLAQSRRIELLERQLARIEDGDV, translated from the exons ATGTCTTTCCGGCGAGGCGTGGTACGGCAGAGCAAGTTCCGCCACGTGTTCGCCCAGGCGTGGAAAGCCGAGCACTGCCTGGACGACGTCCGAGTGTCGCGGGTgacgtgggacggccccctgtgCGCGGTCAACCCCAAGTTCCTGGCCGTCATCGTGGAAGCCGGAGGCGGCGGGGCCTTCCTGGTGGTCCCGATCGGCAAG AGCGGCAGGATCGACCAGTCGTGCCCGACGGTGTGCGGCCACACGGCGCCCGTGTTGGACATTCAGTGGTCTCCTCACGACGACAACATCATAGCGAGCGCTTCGGAGGACTGCGCGGTCAAG GTGTGGCAGATCCCCGACGGGGGATTGACGGCACCCATGACCGAAGCCGTGGTCACCCTGGAGGGGCACAGTAAAAGGGTGGGCATCCTGGCTTGGCACCCGACCGCTTTCAACATCCTCCTAACGGCAG GCTGCGACAACGTCATTTTGCTGTGGAACGTGGGCACGGGCGAGCTGGTGTACCAACTGGCGGACGCCCATCCGGACCTCATCTACAGCGTCAGCTGGAACAAGAACGGAAGCGCCATCTGTACCGTGTGCAAGGACAAGGCCTTACGCGTGATCGATCCGCGGAGGGACACCGTCCTCAAG GTGAGAGAAAAGGTTCACGAAGGCACCAGACCCATGAGAGCCGTCTTCCTCTCCGACGGCAAGATCCTGACCACGGGCTTTAGCCGTATGAGCGACAGACAAGTGGCGCTGTGGGATACG agagaTCTCTCCGAGCCGATGGCCATACAGGAAATGGACACGAGCAACGGCGTTCTCCTGCCGTTTTACGACCCGGACACAAACATGGTGTACCTGCTGGGGAAG GGCGACTGCACCGTTCGCTATTTCGAGGTGACGGAGGAATCGCCCTATGTTCACTTCCTTAGTTTGTACAGCAGCAAAGAGCCCCAGAGAGGGGCGGGCTTCCTCAGTAAACGAGGGGTGGACGTCAACAAGTGCGAAATAGCCAG GTTCTACAAACTGCACGAAAGAAAGGTGGAACCCATTTCGATGACCGTACCGAGGAAG TCCGATCTATTCCAAGGGGACCTCTACCCGGACACGGCCGGCTCGGAGCCGGCGCTGCTGGCCGACGAGTGGATCGCCGGCCGGGACGCGGCGCCCCTGCTGGTGTCCCTGAGCGGCGGCTACGCGGCGCCGCCGTCCAAGCACCGCGACGCCGTCAGGGGCAAGCCCAGGTTGCCCTCGCAGGACTCGGGGTCGGCCGTCGCGCCCAAGGAGGACGAGGAGCCGCGCGCCCCCGCCCGGGAATCCAGCGGCAACGCGGAGAGGCCCAAACGAGAG GACGACGTCCTGACGGAGCTGCTGTCGGAAATGAAGGCGCTGCGCGCGGTGGTGCTGGCGCAGAGCCGGCGCATCGAGTTGCTGGAGAGGCAATTGGCGCGAATTGAGGACGGCGACGTGTGA